Proteins encoded by one window of Pseudomonas sp. PSKL.D1:
- a CDS encoding BON domain-containing protein produces MKKFAIAAATATALTLTMANAAFAQQSTQAPMTLAAGEVTKAKEATSDTWITTKVKADLMTEKGVPGSDIKVETNKGVVSLSSEVAITDAQKEMAVAIAKKIKGVQAVSADGLKSE; encoded by the coding sequence ATGAAGAAGTTCGCCATTGCTGCCGCTACTGCTACCGCTCTGACCCTGACCATGGCTAACGCGGCTTTTGCCCAACAGTCGACCCAGGCCCCGATGACGCTGGCGGCCGGTGAGGTGACCAAAGCCAAGGAAGCTACCTCCGATACTTGGATCACCACCAAGGTCAAAGCTGACCTGATGACCGAGAAAGGTGTGCCAGGCAGTGACATCAAGGTTGAAACCAACAAAGGTGTTGTGTCGCTATCGTCCGAAGTGGCCATCACCGATGCACAGAAAGAGATGGCTGTAGCCATCGCCAAGAAAATCAAAGGCGTTCAGGCCGTATCGGCTGATGGCCTGAAGTCCGAGTAA
- a CDS encoding putative quinol monooxygenase has protein sequence MYSLFIKTRVKPGCADQFLSAINVNAAASVASEPGCLVFDVSQDRLDQDVIYLYEIYQDDAAYEAHTQTAHFRDSRPLVEPLIIEQECFESDVIARNPVY, from the coding sequence GTGTACAGTTTGTTCATCAAGACACGCGTTAAGCCCGGTTGCGCCGATCAATTCCTATCGGCCATCAACGTCAACGCCGCTGCGTCGGTGGCTTCAGAACCGGGTTGCCTGGTGTTCGATGTGTCCCAGGACCGATTGGACCAGGATGTGATCTATCTCTACGAAATCTACCAGGACGACGCAGCCTACGAGGCGCATACCCAAACGGCGCACTTCCGCGACAGCCGGCCGCTGGTCGAACCTCTGATCATCGAACAAGAGTGCTTCGAGAGTGATGTCATCGCCCGCAACCCGGTTTACTGA
- a CDS encoding VOC family protein: MSDLPTRPGRLNGLRHIALLVPNLEECERFYVDVMGMEVLNRANEDLVYLTCGNDNLSLGRGAGAANGLQTLDHYGFIVDSVEELEQWYQYFKAVGVTLLDRPFNHGDGARSFHLLDPAGNKVQPLYHPAVSGQRLA, from the coding sequence ATGTCTGATTTACCTACCCGCCCTGGCCGCTTGAATGGCCTGCGTCACATTGCCTTGCTGGTACCTAACCTGGAGGAGTGCGAGCGGTTTTATGTCGATGTGATGGGCATGGAGGTGTTGAACCGTGCCAACGAAGACCTGGTGTACCTGACTTGCGGCAACGATAACCTGTCACTGGGGCGCGGCGCGGGTGCTGCGAATGGCCTGCAGACGTTGGATCACTATGGTTTTATCGTCGACAGCGTCGAGGAGCTGGAGCAGTGGTACCAGTACTTCAAGGCGGTGGGTGTTACCCTGCTGGACAGGCCGTTCAACCACGGGGATGGGGCGCGCAGTTTCCATTTGCTGGACCCGGCCGGCAACAAGGTACAGCCGCTGTATCACCCAGCGGTGTCGGGGCAGCGGTTGGCTTGA
- a CDS encoding DUF748 domain-containing protein, giving the protein MYKGLTRALGAVLALVALYSLLGFFILPGVALRITNQQLAQYATVPAQLQRIELNPFSLELTLWGLQIGEPGKEQVGFERLYANLALDSLWSGALHLQAVELDKPRNEVVFAKDGTLNLTQLFKLPPSEAKPEAPPSDPFPLRIGSIKLSGGYLHFADQRPSEPIEFIYDDMNLELKNLSTLPDDNADMTLVAKGPNGGQVDWSGTLSLAPIASEGTLKVTDGKMKLFWPYVRDAVPLVLEDGVFNLDTHYKLNLSKTTELLLDKTSLRIAPFAIKAPDGRPLARLANLEVSETSIDLAKQLVTVGKVHSEKLETWAALEADGQLDWQKLFASQPSKATPAEKAEPAAAEPTSEEKAAKEPSKPWQVLLKDVQLRNYLVHLADRSQKEPVALDVGPLNLDMQGFDSLNQSPFTLKLDTGIGKQGKLQAAGQVNLAPVTAKLDVSTRDIDLRIAQAYISPFIRLELRSGMFASDLKVDLKSTEPLAFTVGGKAQVSQLHTLDTIKDRDFVKWQQVDVDGISYVHGDALAIDKVTLLQPYARFIINEDRTTNVDDLLIPQPASAPAANSSKSVSASKPLGIRIGQISINDGSANFADLTLTPNFATAVQQLNGQIGTIDNRKPAPAKVDIKGKVDRYAPVTIKGALNPFNPLASLDIATSFKRVELTTLTPYSGKFAGFRIRKGRLNLDLHYLITNGQLKAENKVVVEQLQLGEKVDSPDAVDLPIRLAVALLKDTEGKISIELPVTGDLNNPQFSVMPIVWQTLRNLVLRAAQAPFKFIGGLIAGGGSEDLGTVAFAPGSSELSGDARSALDKLAAALSQRPELRLEIEGTSAQSSDGPLIAQQRLEREYQATWYKILQRRGDKVPANASMLVVDDSDKPAMLEGIYRTRLKQQPPAEWQELSRDERTTKLREAVIKSWAESAALLRTLGQERASSIKDYLVDKGKLEDDRVYFIDTSLGQAEKDGRVVTPMHLDAE; this is encoded by the coding sequence ATGTACAAAGGATTGACTCGCGCCCTCGGCGCCGTGCTGGCTCTGGTAGCGCTCTACAGCCTGCTTGGTTTCTTCATTCTTCCCGGTGTCGCCCTGCGCATCACCAACCAGCAACTGGCTCAATACGCCACGGTGCCTGCACAGCTGCAACGCATTGAACTCAACCCTTTCAGCCTTGAGTTGACCTTGTGGGGCCTGCAGATCGGCGAACCCGGCAAGGAACAGGTGGGCTTTGAGCGGCTGTATGCCAACCTGGCCCTCGACAGCCTGTGGAGCGGTGCCCTGCACCTGCAGGCTGTCGAACTCGACAAGCCACGCAACGAGGTGGTCTTTGCCAAAGATGGCACGCTCAACCTCACGCAACTGTTCAAACTGCCCCCCAGCGAAGCTAAACCCGAAGCGCCGCCAAGCGACCCATTCCCGTTGCGCATCGGCAGCATCAAGCTCAGTGGCGGCTACCTGCATTTTGCTGACCAGCGCCCGAGCGAGCCGATCGAATTCATCTACGACGACATGAACCTGGAGCTGAAAAACCTCAGCACCCTGCCAGACGACAACGCCGACATGACGCTGGTGGCCAAGGGCCCCAACGGCGGGCAAGTCGACTGGAGCGGCACGTTGAGCCTGGCCCCTATTGCGTCGGAAGGCACGCTCAAGGTCACCGACGGCAAGATGAAGCTGTTCTGGCCCTATGTTCGGGATGCCGTGCCGCTGGTACTTGAAGATGGCGTATTCAACCTCGACACCCACTACAAGCTAAACCTGTCCAAAACCACCGAGCTGCTGCTGGATAAAACCTCGTTACGCATCGCCCCCTTCGCTATCAAAGCGCCTGACGGGCGGCCATTGGCACGCCTGGCCAACCTTGAGGTGAGCGAAACGTCCATCGACTTGGCCAAACAGCTGGTGACGGTGGGCAAAGTCCACAGTGAAAAGCTTGAAACCTGGGCAGCACTGGAAGCTGACGGCCAGCTCGACTGGCAAAAGCTGTTCGCCAGCCAACCGTCCAAGGCCACACCGGCGGAAAAGGCCGAACCGGCCGCCGCCGAGCCCACGTCCGAGGAAAAGGCTGCCAAAGAGCCCAGCAAACCCTGGCAAGTACTGCTGAAAGACGTGCAACTGCGCAACTACCTCGTGCATCTGGCCGACCGCAGCCAGAAAGAGCCGGTGGCACTGGATGTCGGCCCGCTGAACCTCGACATGCAGGGTTTCGACAGCCTCAACCAGTCGCCCTTCACCCTCAAGCTGGACACGGGTATTGGCAAACAGGGCAAACTGCAGGCTGCTGGCCAAGTCAACCTGGCGCCGGTCACGGCCAAGCTGGATGTTAGCACCCGCGACATCGACCTGCGTATCGCCCAAGCGTACATCAGCCCGTTCATCCGCCTGGAGCTGCGCAGCGGCATGTTTGCCAGCGACCTCAAGGTCGACCTCAAAAGCACCGAACCGCTGGCATTCACTGTGGGCGGCAAGGCCCAGGTCAGCCAGTTGCACACCCTGGATACGATCAAAGACCGCGACTTCGTCAAATGGCAGCAGGTGGATGTGGATGGCATTTCCTACGTGCATGGCGATGCCTTGGCCATCGACAAGGTCACCCTGCTACAACCTTACGCCCGCTTCATCATCAACGAAGACCGCACCACCAACGTCGATGACCTGCTGATTCCACAACCGGCAAGCGCCCCGGCCGCCAATTCGAGCAAATCCGTCAGTGCCAGCAAGCCACTCGGCATCCGCATCGGCCAGATCAGCATCAACGACGGTTCAGCCAACTTTGCCGACCTCACGCTCACACCTAATTTCGCCACCGCTGTGCAACAGCTCAACGGCCAGATCGGCACCATCGACAACCGCAAGCCGGCGCCTGCCAAGGTCGATATCAAAGGCAAGGTGGACCGCTATGCACCGGTCACCATCAAAGGTGCGCTGAACCCGTTCAACCCGCTGGCCAGCCTGGACATCGCCACCAGTTTCAAGCGGGTCGAGTTGACCACGCTGACGCCCTACTCCGGCAAATTCGCCGGTTTCCGCATCCGCAAGGGCAGGCTGAATCTGGACCTGCATTACCTGATCACCAACGGCCAGCTGAAGGCCGAAAACAAGGTGGTGGTCGAGCAATTGCAACTGGGTGAGAAAGTCGACAGCCCGGATGCTGTGGACCTGCCCATCCGCCTGGCGGTGGCATTGCTCAAAGACACCGAAGGCAAGATTTCGATCGAACTGCCGGTAACCGGTGACCTCAACAACCCGCAATTCAGCGTCATGCCGATTGTTTGGCAGACGCTGCGCAACCTGGTGCTGCGCGCAGCCCAGGCACCATTCAAGTTCATTGGCGGGCTGATTGCAGGCGGTGGCTCCGAAGACTTGGGTACCGTAGCTTTCGCCCCCGGTTCCAGCGAACTTAGCGGCGATGCCCGCTCGGCGCTGGACAAGCTTGCAGCGGCATTGAGCCAACGCCCTGAACTACGCCTGGAGATCGAAGGCACCAGTGCCCAGAGCAGTGACGGGCCACTGATTGCCCAGCAGCGCCTGGAACGCGAATACCAGGCCACCTGGTACAAGATCCTGCAGCGCCGGGGTGACAAAGTGCCGGCAAACGCGTCGATGCTGGTGGTCGACGACAGCGACAAGCCAGCCATGCTCGAAGGCATCTACCGTACCCGTCTGAAGCAACAACCGCCGGCAGAATGGCAAGAGCTGAGCCGCGACGAACGCACCACCAAACTGCGCGAGGCAGTCATCAAGTCGTGGGCAGAAAGTGCCGCCCTGCTGCGTACGCTGGGGCAGGAGCGGGCGAGCAGCATCAAGGACTACCTGGTCGACAAGGGCAAGCTGGAGGATGACCGGGTGTATTTCATTGATACCAGCCTGGGACAGGCTGAGAAAGATGGGCGTGTGGTTACGCCAATGCATCTGGATGCTGAATAA
- a CDS encoding oxygenase MpaB family protein — MEALRRRIETQVMSLTGLALGQLDLESPKGDPGLFGPHSISWRVHGDFPSMLVGGISALMLQLLHPLALAGVWDHSNFREDLLGRLRRTSQFISGTTFGSTRDAEWLIEKVRTIHLQVTGTALDGRPYAASDPDLLTWVHVAEVSSFLAAHLRYQDPHLSLADQDAYYDEIALIAVRLGARDVPRSRKQVEAYMQCMRPQLRCDARSLEVVDILLKAPAPSRLAEPVGKLMLQAGIDLMPEWAQTMLGLQYSPLQQRMIRLGLKRTAPILRWAMRDGSAHRAKRRMGIE, encoded by the coding sequence ATGGAAGCCCTACGCCGCCGCATTGAAACCCAGGTCATGAGCCTTACCGGGCTGGCCCTCGGCCAGCTCGACCTGGAGTCCCCCAAAGGCGACCCGGGCCTGTTCGGCCCGCACAGCATCAGCTGGCGGGTGCATGGTGACTTCCCGAGCATGCTGGTTGGCGGTATCAGCGCGCTGATGCTGCAACTGCTGCATCCGCTTGCACTCGCGGGTGTGTGGGACCACTCCAACTTCCGTGAAGACCTGCTCGGGCGCCTGCGCCGTACCAGCCAGTTCATTTCCGGCACCACCTTCGGCTCCACCCGCGATGCCGAATGGCTGATCGAGAAGGTGCGCACCATTCACCTGCAGGTCACAGGGACCGCACTGGATGGACGGCCCTATGCTGCCAGCGACCCCGATTTGCTGACCTGGGTGCATGTGGCCGAGGTCAGCAGCTTCCTGGCAGCCCACCTGCGCTACCAAGACCCTCATTTGTCGCTCGCCGATCAAGACGCCTATTACGATGAAATCGCCCTGATCGCCGTACGCCTGGGGGCCAGGGACGTGCCGCGCTCCCGCAAACAGGTCGAAGCGTACATGCAATGCATGCGCCCACAACTGCGTTGCGACGCGCGCAGCCTTGAGGTGGTCGACATCCTGCTCAAGGCCCCAGCGCCCAGCCGCCTTGCCGAACCGGTGGGCAAACTGATGCTGCAAGCAGGTATCGACCTGATGCCGGAATGGGCGCAAACCATGCTGGGCCTCCAGTACAGCCCACTGCAGCAGCGCATGATCCGCCTGGGCCTGAAACGCACCGCCCCCATACTGCGCTGGGCCATGCGTGACGGCTCCGCCCACCGTGCGAAGCGTCGAATGGGCATTGAATGA
- the acs gene encoding acetate--CoA ligase, which produces MFDIKQYPQALAVSQSATLSDDDYRRLYRQSVDHPDTFWAEQAKRLDWIKPWSSVQQSDLKTGMARWFDGGQLNVSYNCIDRHLAKRGEQTALLWEGDDPKDSKPVTYRELHREVCRLANALKARGVKKGDRVCIYMPMIPEAAYAMLACTRIGAIHSVVFGGFSPDALRDRILDADCRTVITADEGIRGGKRIPLKQNVDKALASCPAVSSVFVVQRTGGDVAWSEGRDLWYHKATENAGDDCPPEPMDAEDPLFILYTSGSTGKPKGVLHTTAGYLLQATMTFKVVFDYRDGEVFWCTADVGWVTGHSYIVYGPLSNGAISLMFEGVPNYPDTSRFWQVVDKHQVNIFYTAPTALRALMREGSGPLQSTSRKSLRLLGSVGEPINPEAWEWYFEEVGQKRCPIVDTWWQTETGGIMLTPLPGTERLKPGCATQPMFGVQPVLLDDKGKLIEGPGAGLLAIKASWPGQIRSVYGDHQRMVDTYFKPMPGYYFTGDGARRDEDGDYWITGRIDDVINVSGHRIGTAEVESALVLHDSVAEAAVVGYPHDLKGQGVYAFVTTMNGVTPDDALKAELLALVSKEIGSFAKPELIQWAPALPKTRSGKIMRRILRKIACNELDNLGDTSTLADPSVVQGLIDKRLNQ; this is translated from the coding sequence ATGTTCGATATCAAGCAGTACCCCCAGGCCTTGGCCGTCAGCCAGTCGGCCACCCTCTCCGACGACGACTACCGCCGCCTCTACCGCCAGTCAGTCGATCACCCGGACACCTTCTGGGCCGAGCAGGCCAAACGCCTGGACTGGATCAAACCCTGGTCGAGCGTGCAGCAAAGCGACCTGAAAACAGGCATGGCCCGCTGGTTCGACGGCGGTCAGCTCAACGTCAGCTACAACTGCATTGACCGCCACCTGGCCAAGCGCGGTGAACAAACAGCCCTGCTTTGGGAAGGCGACGACCCCAAGGACTCCAAACCCGTCACCTACCGCGAGCTGCATCGCGAAGTCTGCCGCCTGGCCAATGCCCTGAAAGCACGCGGGGTGAAGAAAGGCGACCGGGTGTGCATCTACATGCCAATGATCCCAGAAGCCGCCTACGCGATGCTGGCGTGCACGCGTATCGGCGCCATTCACTCGGTAGTGTTCGGTGGCTTCTCACCGGACGCCCTGCGTGACCGCATTCTTGATGCCGACTGCCGCACCGTCATCACTGCCGATGAGGGCATTCGTGGGGGCAAGCGCATCCCACTCAAACAGAACGTCGACAAAGCACTGGCCAGTTGCCCGGCGGTCAGCAGTGTGTTCGTGGTGCAGCGCACCGGTGGCGATGTGGCCTGGAGCGAGGGGCGCGACCTCTGGTATCACAAAGCCACCGAAAATGCCGGCGACGATTGCCCGCCCGAGCCGATGGATGCCGAAGACCCGCTGTTCATCCTCTACACCTCCGGCAGCACCGGCAAACCCAAAGGCGTGCTGCACACAACAGCCGGTTACCTGCTGCAAGCCACCATGACCTTCAAGGTGGTTTTCGACTACCGCGACGGCGAGGTGTTCTGGTGCACCGCCGACGTGGGTTGGGTTACGGGCCACAGCTACATCGTCTACGGCCCGCTGTCCAATGGCGCCATTTCACTGATGTTCGAAGGGGTGCCCAACTACCCCGACACATCGCGCTTCTGGCAGGTAGTCGACAAGCACCAGGTGAACATTTTCTACACGGCCCCCACTGCCCTGCGCGCATTGATGCGCGAAGGTTCCGGCCCTTTGCAAAGCACCTCGCGCAAGAGCCTGCGCCTGCTGGGCAGCGTCGGCGAACCGATCAACCCGGAAGCCTGGGAGTGGTACTTCGAAGAAGTGGGGCAAAAGCGCTGCCCCATCGTGGATACCTGGTGGCAGACCGAGACCGGCGGCATTATGCTGACCCCGCTGCCTGGTACGGAACGGCTCAAGCCCGGCTGCGCCACACAGCCGATGTTTGGCGTGCAGCCGGTGCTGCTGGACGACAAGGGCAAACTGATTGAAGGGCCCGGGGCTGGCCTGCTGGCTATCAAGGCCAGTTGGCCCGGGCAGATACGCAGCGTCTATGGTGACCACCAGCGCATGGTGGATACCTACTTCAAACCCATGCCCGGCTACTACTTCACCGGAGACGGGGCCCGCCGTGACGAGGATGGCGATTACTGGATCACTGGGCGTATTGATGATGTGATCAATGTATCCGGCCACCGCATTGGCACAGCCGAGGTGGAAAGTGCGCTGGTGCTGCACGACAGCGTGGCCGAGGCGGCCGTGGTCGGCTACCCCCACGACCTTAAGGGCCAGGGCGTGTACGCCTTCGTCACGACCATGAACGGCGTTACACCGGACGACGCGCTGAAGGCCGAACTGCTGGCTCTGGTCAGCAAGGAAATAGGCAGTTTCGCCAAGCCCGAGCTGATCCAGTGGGCGCCGGCTCTGCCCAAGACCCGCTCGGGCAAGATCATGCGGCGTATACTGCGCAAGATCGCCTGCAACGAACTCGACAACCTGGGCGATACGTCGACCTTGGCCGACCCCAGTGTGGTTCAAGGGTTGATCGACAAACGCCTCAATCAATAG
- the pgi gene encoding glucose-6-phosphate isomerase yields the protein MAYYRTPHDVTALPAWQALQQHRDAMQGFSMREAFAADAKRFDQFSLSSCGLFLDYSKNLITEESRELLVKLAEEVGLQDAIKSMFSGEIINGSEGRPVLHTALRRPVGDKLSVNGVNVMPEVHKVLNQITELVGRIHDGLWRGYSEKPITDVVNIGIGGSFLGPELVSEALLPYAQRGVRCHYLANIDGSEFHELSASLRAETTLFIVSSKSFNTLETLKNAMAARTWYLAQGGSEAELYRHFIAVSSNKAAAVAFGIREENIFPMWDWVGGRYSLWSAIGLPIALAIGTANFKELLSGAYTMDQHFQTAPFDKNMPVLLALLGVWYGNFWGARSHAILPYDHYLRNITKHLQQLDMESNGKSVLTDGTPVKTDTGPVIWGGVGCNGQHAYHQLLHQGTQLIPADFIVPVVSFNPVADHHQWLYANCLSQSQALMQGKTREEAEAELRQKGLNEADIEKLAPHKVIPGNRPSNTLVVERISPRRLGALVAMYEHKVFVQSVIWGINAFDQWGVELGKELGKGVYQRLVGSLEDSAEDGSTQGLINYFRGRHRG from the coding sequence ATGGCGTATTACCGTACACCCCACGATGTTACGGCCCTGCCTGCCTGGCAGGCACTCCAGCAACACCGCGACGCCATGCAAGGCTTCAGCATGCGCGAAGCCTTCGCTGCCGATGCCAAGCGCTTCGACCAGTTCTCCCTGAGCAGCTGCGGGTTGTTCCTCGACTATTCGAAAAACCTCATCACCGAAGAAAGCCGTGAGCTGCTGGTGAAGCTGGCCGAAGAGGTCGGCCTGCAGGACGCGATCAAGTCGATGTTCAGCGGTGAAATCATCAACGGCTCCGAAGGCCGCCCGGTTCTGCACACCGCCCTGCGCCGCCCGGTGGGCGACAAGCTCAGCGTCAACGGCGTGAACGTGATGCCGGAAGTGCACAAGGTGCTCAACCAGATCACCGAGCTGGTGGGCCGCATCCACGACGGCCTGTGGCGTGGCTACAGCGAAAAGCCGATCACCGACGTGGTGAACATCGGTATCGGTGGCTCGTTCCTCGGCCCTGAGCTTGTGTCCGAAGCCCTGCTGCCTTACGCCCAGCGCGGTGTGCGCTGCCACTATCTGGCGAACATCGACGGCAGTGAGTTCCATGAGCTGTCGGCCAGCCTGCGCGCCGAAACCACACTGTTCATCGTGTCGTCGAAGTCGTTCAACACGCTCGAGACCCTTAAAAACGCCATGGCCGCACGTACCTGGTACCTGGCTCAGGGTGGTTCGGAAGCCGAGCTGTATCGCCACTTCATTGCCGTTTCCAGCAACAAGGCCGCGGCGGTGGCCTTCGGCATCCGTGAAGAGAACATCTTCCCGATGTGGGACTGGGTAGGCGGGCGCTATTCGCTGTGGTCGGCCATCGGCCTGCCGATTGCACTGGCCATTGGCACTGCCAACTTCAAGGAGCTGCTGTCGGGCGCCTACACCATGGACCAGCACTTCCAGACCGCGCCGTTCGACAAGAACATGCCGGTGCTGCTGGCCCTGCTTGGCGTTTGGTACGGCAACTTCTGGGGCGCCCGGAGCCACGCGATCCTGCCGTACGACCACTACCTGCGCAACATCACCAAGCACCTGCAGCAGTTGGACATGGAGTCAAACGGCAAAAGTGTACTGACCGACGGCACACCGGTGAAAACCGATACCGGCCCGGTAATCTGGGGCGGCGTAGGTTGCAACGGCCAACACGCTTACCACCAGTTGCTGCACCAAGGCACCCAGCTGATCCCGGCGGACTTCATCGTCCCGGTGGTGAGCTTCAACCCGGTGGCTGACCACCATCAGTGGCTTTATGCCAACTGCCTGTCGCAGAGCCAGGCGCTGATGCAGGGCAAGACGCGCGAAGAGGCCGAAGCAGAACTGCGCCAGAAGGGCCTGAACGAGGCAGACATCGAGAAGCTGGCCCCGCACAAGGTGATCCCGGGCAACCGCCCGAGCAACACCTTGGTAGTCGAGCGTATCAGCCCACGTCGCCTGGGCGCACTGGTGGCCATGTATGAGCACAAGGTGTTCGTGCAGAGCGTCATCTGGGGCATCAACGCCTTCGACCAATGGGGTGTGGAGCTGGGTAAAGAGCTGGGCAAAGGTGTTTACCAGCGCCTGGTCGGCAGCCTGGAAGACAGTGCCGAAGATGGCTCTACTCAAGGCCTGATCAACTACTTCCGCGGCCGCCATCGCGGTTGA
- the panC gene encoding pantoate--beta-alanine ligase, with protein MITVNTVHELRAAVAQARGQGKHIGFVPTMGNLHNGHATLVTRAAQRADFVVASIFVNPLQFGANEDLDKYPRTLAADQQRLQEAGCNLLFAPTVEEMYPDGMSVQTRVSVPNLSEGLCGASRPGHFEGVATVVSKLFNMVQPDLAVFGEKDYQQLAVIRAMVRDLNMPIQIIGEPTVRAEDGLALSSRNGYLTPEQRATAPVVYRTLKHIGNAIAHGQVDFPALIEEGKAQLVAAGLRPDYLEVRHAVNLRPAAFGDRDLVILVAAYLGNTRLIDNLYLHLDEKTA; from the coding sequence ATGATCACAGTCAACACCGTCCACGAGCTGCGCGCAGCCGTTGCGCAAGCGCGCGGGCAAGGCAAGCACATCGGCTTCGTGCCGACCATGGGCAATCTGCACAATGGCCATGCCACACTGGTGACCCGGGCCGCCCAGCGGGCCGACTTCGTGGTGGCCAGCATCTTCGTCAACCCGCTGCAATTCGGCGCCAACGAAGACCTGGACAAGTACCCACGCACCCTGGCTGCCGACCAGCAGCGCTTGCAAGAAGCCGGTTGCAACCTGCTCTTCGCGCCTACCGTCGAAGAGATGTACCCGGATGGCATGAGCGTGCAGACCCGCGTCAGCGTGCCCAACCTGTCCGAAGGCCTGTGTGGCGCCAGCCGACCGGGTCATTTCGAAGGCGTGGCAACCGTGGTCAGCAAACTGTTCAACATGGTGCAGCCAGACCTTGCCGTGTTTGGTGAAAAGGACTACCAGCAACTGGCGGTAATTCGCGCCATGGTGCGTGACTTGAACATGCCGATCCAAATCATCGGCGAGCCGACCGTGCGTGCCGAGGACGGTTTGGCGCTGTCGTCGCGCAACGGTTACCTGACGCCCGAGCAACGTGCCACGGCGCCTGTGGTGTATCGCACACTCAAGCACATCGGTAACGCCATCGCCCATGGGCAGGTGGATTTCCCGGCATTGATTGAAGAAGGCAAGGCACAGCTGGTCGCCGCCGGCTTGCGCCCGGACTATCTGGAGGTGCGGCATGCGGTCAACCTGCGCCCTGCGGCCTTTGGCGATCGGGATCTCGTCATTCTGGTAGCCGCTTATTTGGGTAACACTCGGTTGATCGACAACCTATATCTGCATTTGGACGAGAAGACCGCATAA
- the panB gene encoding 3-methyl-2-oxobutanoate hydroxymethyltransferase, which yields MPDVTLTTLHGLKAKGEKITMLTCYDATFAKAASQAGVEVLLVGDSLGMVLQGHDSTLPVTTAEMAYHTACVKRGNDGALILADLPFMAHATPEQAFANCATLMQAGAQMIKLEGAAWLAETIRLLAERGVPVCAHMGLTPQTVNVLGGYKVQGRQEAQARQMRADAIALEQAGAAMLLLECVPSELAAEITQAVGIPVIGIGAGSATDGQVLVLHDMLGLSLSGRVPKFVKNFMLGQPDIQGALAAYVKAVKEVSFPGIEHGFSA from the coding sequence ATGCCTGACGTTACCCTGACCACCCTGCACGGCCTCAAGGCCAAGGGTGAAAAGATCACCATGCTGACCTGCTACGACGCGACCTTCGCCAAAGCTGCCAGCCAGGCCGGTGTCGAAGTGTTGCTGGTGGGTGACTCCCTTGGCATGGTCCTGCAGGGCCATGACAGCACCCTGCCCGTCACCACGGCAGAAATGGCTTACCACACCGCTTGCGTCAAACGCGGCAACGACGGCGCGCTGATCCTCGCCGATTTGCCGTTCATGGCCCATGCCACGCCTGAACAAGCCTTTGCCAACTGCGCCACGTTGATGCAGGCCGGCGCCCAGATGATCAAGCTCGAAGGCGCTGCCTGGCTGGCCGAAACCATTCGCCTGCTGGCCGAACGAGGCGTGCCGGTGTGCGCGCACATGGGCCTGACCCCACAAACCGTCAATGTGCTGGGTGGCTACAAGGTACAAGGCCGCCAGGAGGCACAAGCCCGCCAGATGCGCGCCGACGCCATCGCACTGGAACAGGCTGGCGCTGCCATGCTGCTGCTTGAATGCGTGCCCAGCGAGCTGGCTGCGGAAATCACCCAGGCAGTGGGTATTCCGGTAATCGGCATTGGCGCAGGCAGCGCCACCGATGGCCAGGTGCTGGTACTGCACGACATGCTCGGCCTGTCGCTCAGTGGCCGGGTACCGAAGTTCGTCAAAAACTTCATGCTTGGCCAGCCTGACATCCAGGGCGCACTCGCCGCTTACGTCAAAGCGGTCAAAGAGGTCAGCTTCCCGGGCATCGAACACGGGTTCAGCGCATGA